A window of the Gemmatirosa kalamazoonensis genome harbors these coding sequences:
- a CDS encoding sialidase family protein: protein MSKLVVRSVPLVLALVACDREPVIWNDAAEQHALVPADSTAAVTPDVRADSVLRAMLRRTARGVADTAPPAPPPSIPGAVLNGGGTGCVTTVRVAAGRGGERAAAWWAARPNGSAVLLASRSGDGGATWDAPARVDTLDVGAAGCERPAPSVAVDSANGYVHVAYAIEAPEGTGVFYAHRMGPTLPFERPQVIVYGDHVTRASVASAGDLVAVAYEDPNTGGRPCVSLALSRTAGHSWAERFVVSSDAETAERPAVALRGREVAVGWMVPNAPVARAEEPGPPTAARGGMVVVRVGRVR, encoded by the coding sequence ATGTCGAAGCTGGTCGTCCGCTCGGTCCCACTCGTCCTCGCGCTGGTCGCCTGCGACCGCGAGCCCGTCATCTGGAACGACGCCGCGGAGCAGCACGCGCTCGTCCCCGCCGACTCCACGGCAGCCGTCACGCCCGACGTTCGCGCCGACTCCGTGCTGCGCGCGATGCTGCGTCGCACCGCGCGCGGCGTCGCCGACACCGCGCCGCCCGCACCCCCGCCGTCGATTCCCGGCGCGGTGCTGAACGGCGGCGGCACCGGATGCGTCACGACCGTGCGCGTGGCCGCGGGTCGCGGCGGCGAGCGCGCGGCGGCATGGTGGGCGGCGCGGCCCAACGGCTCCGCGGTGCTGCTCGCGAGCCGCTCCGGCGATGGCGGCGCGACGTGGGACGCACCGGCGCGCGTCGACACGTTGGACGTCGGCGCGGCGGGGTGCGAGCGCCCCGCGCCGTCGGTCGCGGTGGACTCGGCGAACGGCTACGTCCACGTCGCGTACGCGATCGAGGCGCCGGAGGGGACGGGGGTGTTCTACGCGCACCGCATGGGTCCCACGCTGCCGTTCGAGCGGCCGCAGGTCATCGTGTACGGCGATCACGTCACGCGCGCGAGCGTGGCGTCGGCGGGCGATCTCGTCGCCGTCGCGTACGAGGACCCGAACACCGGCGGGCGCCCGTGCGTGTCGCTCGCGCTGTCGCGCACCGCCGGGCACTCGTGGGCCGAACGCTTCGTCGTGTCGAGCGACGCGGAGACGGCGGAGCGCCCCGCCGTGGCGCTGCGCGGCCGCGAGGTCGCCGTGGGGTGGATGGTGCCCAACGCGCCGGTCGCACGGGCCGAGGAGCCCGGGCCGCCGACCGCGGCGCGCGGCGGCATGGTGGTGGTGCGCGTTGGCCGGGTGCGATAG
- a CDS encoding response regulator: protein MRALLAAADALKRDTMRDAFASVGCEVRIVDGVDAVLDAIARESPDLVVFDEHPDVSMVDLCRRVRALPDGGPFVLALTRDVDDERLALLLDAGADDYLLVAPGDPVLEGRARARARVVTRRVDERLARRRAEGTLERTERLLGVGDAVSAGLQHEINNPLAALLAHASLLEQGLHEPGEERELLGVIVEQAHRIADVVRRIAALRYPEDSEFVPDDFADR from the coding sequence ATGCGCGCCCTCCTCGCCGCCGCCGACGCCCTGAAGCGCGACACGATGCGCGACGCGTTCGCCTCGGTCGGCTGCGAGGTGCGCATCGTCGACGGGGTCGACGCGGTGCTCGACGCGATCGCGCGCGAGTCGCCGGACCTCGTCGTGTTCGACGAGCACCCCGACGTGTCGATGGTGGATCTCTGTCGACGCGTCCGCGCGCTCCCCGACGGTGGGCCGTTCGTGCTCGCGCTCACGCGCGACGTGGACGACGAGCGGCTCGCCCTCCTGCTCGATGCGGGCGCGGACGACTACCTGCTCGTCGCGCCCGGCGATCCGGTGCTCGAGGGGCGGGCGCGGGCGCGCGCGCGCGTCGTCACGCGGCGCGTCGACGAGCGGCTCGCGCGCCGCCGCGCCGAGGGGACGCTGGAGCGCACGGAGCGGCTGCTCGGCGTCGGCGACGCCGTGTCGGCGGGGCTGCAGCACGAGATCAACAACCCGCTCGCCGCGCTGCTCGCCCATGCCTCGCTGCTCGAGCAGGGGCTGCACGAGCCCGGGGAGGAGCGCGAGCTGCTCGGCGTGATCGTCGAGCAGGCGCACCGCATCGCCGACGTCGTGCGCCGCATCGCCGCGCTCCGCTACCCCGAGGACTCCGAGTTCGTCCCCGACGACTTCGCGGACCGCTGA
- a CDS encoding deoxyribonuclease IV gives MPTPKHLFGAHTPDSGGIAMAARRAGNAGMRALQLFTAIPKYYNEKVGVRPERVERFRDALAETSIAPEHVMAHAAYVLNVATPDTEKWERASAGLTKELERSAALGLGMVCFHPGAATDGDRDAAVKRVATAMARAIETVDGDTRLLVENTAGAGTTIARTAEEIAGILGELPRAARARAGYGLDTCHLFASGYDIAADPMAFTTVLDTFERAIGEPPRFFHLNDSEGALGSNKDRHTLLGDGAIGQEPFGWLLGDPRSRGVPLILETPQDAAPADDDATPDPNDVRMIRLLERLAGA, from the coding sequence ATGCCGACCCCAAAGCACCTCTTCGGCGCGCACACTCCCGACAGCGGCGGCATCGCGATGGCCGCGCGCCGCGCCGGCAACGCGGGCATGCGCGCGCTGCAGCTCTTCACCGCGATCCCGAAGTACTACAACGAGAAGGTCGGCGTGCGCCCCGAGCGCGTGGAGCGGTTCCGCGACGCGCTCGCGGAGACGTCCATCGCGCCGGAGCACGTCATGGCGCACGCCGCGTACGTGCTGAACGTCGCGACGCCGGACACCGAGAAGTGGGAGCGCGCGAGCGCGGGGCTCACGAAGGAGCTGGAACGGTCGGCGGCGCTCGGGCTGGGGATGGTGTGCTTCCATCCCGGCGCGGCGACCGACGGCGACCGCGACGCGGCGGTGAAGCGCGTGGCGACGGCGATGGCGCGCGCGATCGAGACGGTCGATGGCGACACGCGGCTGCTCGTCGAGAACACCGCGGGGGCGGGCACGACGATCGCGCGCACGGCGGAGGAGATCGCGGGGATCCTCGGTGAGCTGCCGCGGGCGGCGCGCGCACGCGCGGGCTACGGGTTGGACACGTGCCACCTGTTCGCGTCGGGCTACGACATCGCCGCCGACCCGATGGCGTTCACCACGGTGCTCGACACGTTCGAGCGTGCGATCGGCGAGCCGCCGCGCTTCTTCCACCTCAATGACAGCGAGGGCGCGCTCGGCTCGAACAAGGATCGCCACACGCTGCTCGGCGACGGTGCGATCGGACAGGAGCCGTTCGGGTGGCTGCTCGGCGACCCACGCAGCCGCGGCGTGCCGCTGATCCTCGAGACGCCGCAGGACGCGGCGCCGGCCGACGACGATGCGACGCCGGATCCTAACGACGTGCGCATGATCCGCCTGCTCGAGCGCCTCGCCGGTGCCTGA
- a CDS encoding SWIB/MDM2 domain-containing protein, translating to MPTAKKSSGAKKGAAKKSSAKSASKSTAKKGGAAKKGGASKGGAAKKAGAAKKGGASKSGAAKKSASKGGAKKATGAAKKGGGTKRALNPALSAPMTSSAQLQAIVGDQPIPRSEITKRIWDYIKRNGLQDQQNRRAINADDKLRPIFGGKNQVSMFEMTALVNKHMKPA from the coding sequence ATGCCCACTGCGAAGAAGTCGTCTGGCGCCAAGAAGGGAGCTGCGAAGAAGTCCTCGGCGAAGTCCGCGTCGAAGTCCACCGCCAAGAAGGGTGGCGCCGCGAAGAAGGGCGGCGCGTCGAAGGGTGGTGCGGCGAAGAAGGCGGGCGCCGCCAAGAAGGGCGGTGCTTCCAAGAGTGGCGCGGCGAAGAAGTCCGCCTCGAAGGGCGGCGCGAAGAAGGCCACCGGCGCCGCGAAGAAGGGCGGCGGCACGAAGCGCGCGCTCAACCCGGCACTCTCCGCTCCGATGACCTCCAGCGCGCAGCTCCAGGCCATCGTCGGCGATCAGCCGATCCCGCGCAGCGAGATCACGAAGCGCATCTGGGATTACATCAAGCGCAACGGGCTGCAGGACCAGCAGAACCGCCGCGCGATCAACGCCGACGACAAGCTCCGCCCCATCTTCGGTGGCAAGAACCAGGTCTCGATGTTCGAGATGACGGCGCTCGTGAACAAGCACATGAAGCCCGCCTGA